A single region of the Ctenopharyngodon idella isolate HZGC_01 chromosome 21, HZGC01, whole genome shotgun sequence genome encodes:
- the nhp2 gene encoding H/ACA ribonucleoprotein complex subunit 2-like protein, which yields MTKVKKEKTGEEETGGTEKSYQELLANINPIANPLASRKLSKKLYKCVKKAAKVKQIRRGVKEVQKFINKGETGIVVFAGDTLPIEVYCHLPIMCEDRSLPYAYVPSKVDLGSSAGSKRPTCVIMIKPHDEYKEAYDECLEEVTSLPKPI from the exons ATGACTAAGGTAAAGAAAGAGAAAACCGGTGAAGAGGAGACAGGGGGAACAGAAAAATCATATCAAGAATTATTAGCTAATATAAACCCAATCGCAAACCCGCTTGCGTCGCGTAAACTAAGCAAAAAGCTCTACAAATGCGTCAAGAaag CTGCTAAAGTCAAACAGATCCGACGAGGAGTAAAAGAGGTACAGAAGTTTATCAACAAAGGAGAGACTGG TATTGTGGTTTTTGCTGGAGACACTCTTCCCATCGAGGTGTATTGCCATTTACCAATCATGTGTGAAGACCGAAGCCTGCCTTATGCTTATGTTCCATCTAAAGTT GATTTGGGCTCCTCAGCAGGATCCAAACGTCCCACCTGTGTTATCATGATCAAACCGCATGATGAATATAAAGAAGCCTATGATGAGTGTCTGGAGGAAGTCACATCTCTGCCTAAACCAATCTGA